In Spirochaeta thermophila DSM 6578, the DNA window TTGCGGCAACTGGTGAGAGAGGGTCGAGTGATCCTCTCGAGGGATCAGAAAGAATACCTCATGTAGGAGTGAGTATATGTACTATTCCTTGCCGATTGCCTACCTTCTCTGGTTCGTCTCCGGTTTCGGGGTTCTCGGACTCCATCGCATCTATCTCGGGAAGATCGGCACGGGGATCCTCTACATGTGTACCTTCGGTCTCGGCGCGGTCGGGGCTGTGTACGACTTCTTCACCCTTCCCTATCAGGTCGAGGAAGCCAACAGACGGAGGCAGATCGAGGACATACTCTCGCATTCCATGGGATCCGCTGGAGGCCCTCGTCCTGCGGACAGGAAGAGAGAGCGACTCGAGCGGACCATCCTGCGGCTCGCTCGCGCGGGGAACGGGGTCACCTCCCCTGCAGAGGTCGCCCTCGAGGCAGACATCCCCATAGAGAAGGCTCGGGCCGCGCTCGATGCATTGGTGGAGAAGGGGTTCGCGGAACTCAGGGTGAAGAAGACGGGGGTGATCGTCTACGTCTTCCCCGAATTCGTGAAGGATCCCTCGAGGCTCGACATCGAGGAGGTGTGATCTCAGAGGGTGTGGGGGAAGGGCCTTCCTGCCGATAGAGGGAGGGGAGGGAGCATGCGACGTCTCACAGTGGCACTCTATCTCGGCATCATCGCAGGCAGCCTGCTGGGACTCGAGTTCCGTTACAAACTCGAACCCGGTGAAGCGTACCGGGTGATCTCACGGGTTTCCGAGAAGGTCCGTTACGGACAGATCGAGTACGCCAACACCTTCCTCAACAGGATCGCGATAGAGGTGACGAAGCGGGAAGGGGAACGTGTCTTCTGTGAGGCCCGCTTCGTCACCGCGGCTCAGGTGGGTATCGGCTGGGACGTGTACTCCATGGAACGCGAGTACGAAAGCCGGTACTGGCTCTCGCCTTCGGGGAAGGTGGAGATCGCTCCCGAGTACGTGATGCCCGTGGTGCGCGATGTCCCCCTCTTTCCGGAGGAGGACGTACAGCCGGGTGACTCCTGGGTGGCGCAGGGCGAGGAGGTGCACGATTTCGAGGAACTGGGCCTCACCCGGCCGTTCCGATTCCCCATACTGGTCCGGTACACCTATGAGGGGGAAGTGGACTGGAAAGGGCGGCGCCTCCATCTCCTCAAAGTTGAGTACCCGGTCTTCCATGAGCCTTCCGTACCCGATCCCTCGCCGATGGCCCCCGTCCGTATCCATGGCTATTCGAGGCAGAGGCACTACTGGGATGCGGAGCGCGGGATGCTCGTGTACTACGAAGAGGAGTTCGCCTTCGTGCTCACCCTCAAGACGGGGGATGTCTACGAGTTCACCGGCACCGCGGACGCCGAGGTGGTGTGGGCCTCTCCTCTCGACAGGGAGAAGGTGAGGGAAGAGGTGGAGGCCGCGATAGAGGACCTCCAGATCCCCGATGCGGAGGTCGAGACATCAGAGGAGGGGGTGACGATCCGCCTCGAGAACATCCAGTTTCCTCCCGATTCGGCGGTGCTGCTCCCCGAGGAACAGGAGAAGCTCCGAAAGATCGCACAGATCCTCTCCCGCTATCCGGAGAGGGACCTCCTCGTGGAGGGACATACCGCCCTCGCCGGGACTCCCGAAGGCCGTCTCGCTCTTTCCATCGAGCGGGCGAAGGCGGTGGCCGACTTCCTCATGAAGCTGGGGGTGAGACGTCCTGAGCAGATCGTCATACAAGGATACGGTGCCACCCGCCCCATCGCGGACAACGCCACCGAAGCGGGACGCAGCCGCAACAGGCGGGTGGAGATCACGATCCTCGAGAATTGAGTCCCGTCATGACCGCCACTTTTCCGGATCCTCCGGTGCGATCACCGCGAAGGCCTCTCCCGATCGGGGCCCTGCGGTGAGGGTCTCCGCCGCCTCCTTCCATTCCTTGTAGTGCTCCGTCTCCTTGTGGGCCTTCGTGGCCCCCTCGTCCGTGTAGACCTCGTAGAGCACGTACTTCCCCGGAGTGTCGAGGCTCCTGAGCACGTCGAACCGAAGAACTCCCGGTTCCTGGACAGAGCCTCGGTGGTTCCGTCTCGTGACCTCCTCGAATTCCTTCTCTTTGCTGGGGGCCACCTGGATGGTGATGATACGAACGATCATAGTGCGACCTCCTGGAGTATGGTTCGCTGGTATAGTATAGGCCCTGATTCGGGGAAAGGGAAGGGAGGAATGTTCGCCTTTTTATGACAAAAATACTTTACATTCAAGGCGATTGTTGCTATACTTAAACCATATTAAACCTGTAGGAGATTGTATGAAGGTTCCGGCGAAAGTGAGATATGGCCT includes these proteins:
- a CDS encoding TM2 domain-containing protein, producing MYYSLPIAYLLWFVSGFGVLGLHRIYLGKIGTGILYMCTFGLGAVGAVYDFFTLPYQVEEANRRRQIEDILSHSMGSAGGPRPADRKRERLERTILRLARAGNGVTSPAEVALEADIPIEKARAALDALVEKGFAELRVKKTGVIVYVFPEFVKDPSRLDIEEV
- a CDS encoding OmpA family protein encodes the protein MRRLTVALYLGIIAGSLLGLEFRYKLEPGEAYRVISRVSEKVRYGQIEYANTFLNRIAIEVTKREGERVFCEARFVTAAQVGIGWDVYSMEREYESRYWLSPSGKVEIAPEYVMPVVRDVPLFPEEDVQPGDSWVAQGEEVHDFEELGLTRPFRFPILVRYTYEGEVDWKGRRLHLLKVEYPVFHEPSVPDPSPMAPVRIHGYSRQRHYWDAERGMLVYYEEEFAFVLTLKTGDVYEFTGTADAEVVWASPLDREKVREEVEAAIEDLQIPDAEVETSEEGVTIRLENIQFPPDSAVLLPEEQEKLRKIAQILSRYPERDLLVEGHTALAGTPEGRLALSIERAKAVADFLMKLGVRRPEQIVIQGYGATRPIADNATEAGRSRNRRVEITILEN
- a CDS encoding antibiotic biosynthesis monooxygenase, yielding MIVRIITIQVAPSKEKEFEEVTRRNHRGSVQEPGVLRFDVLRSLDTPGKYVLYEVYTDEGATKAHKETEHYKEWKEAAETLTAGPRSGEAFAVIAPEDPEKWRS